A window of Loxodonta africana isolate mLoxAfr1 chromosome 3, mLoxAfr1.hap2, whole genome shotgun sequence genomic DNA:
GGCAATGAGAAAACACCAGGGGGTAGGAATGGGAGCCCAAGGGGGAGAGGGGTGGGGACCCATAGAATCCTGAGCAGGAAGGAGGCGGGGaagtgggggtctggggaaggaGGAATAGGGTTCTGGGAGGAACAGAGTCCCTAGTGGGGTCTCTGGGCAAGGCAGGAGCAAGGTTGAGGCTCACAGTGAAGCCGGCCACCAGCGCCCCCTGCAGGAATCCAACGAGGACATCGCTCCAGTGGTGTTTGTGGTCAGACACTCGGGTGTAGCCAACATAGAGGGCAAAGGCCACCAGAAAGAACTGCACTGTGGGCCGCAGCAGCCGCGCCCATTTCCAGCAAAGCCTCGCCTGCACATAGAGCTGAGGGTGGGGGGAAGTGGCTGTCAGCCTGGGAGCCCCCTGGCATGCTCCACACCCACTGCACAGACAGAACACAGACAGAAGCACTGAGGCTAGAGGGGAACAGGCGACAGGTGGACCCAGGGCTCCAGTTCTTACTGACAAACCGTAAGTCCCACCCACCACCTCCACTCATCCCAttgacagatggagaaactgaggcccagggaagggaAGTGACTTAGCCGTGTTTGCTCAGGAAGCAAGTCACAGAGAAAACAGACTCACCACCAAGAACACCACGCAGTACATGCCAAACGAGGCGTGCCCCGAGTAGAAAGACAATCTAAGGACAGAGAGGGCAGGAGGGTCAGCAGGGGACACCCAAGTGCACTGGACCTCGTGCGAGAGAGGATCTTATGTGGGAGCCCAGCTGGCGTCAGACACCATCAGGTCCCAGTGGAGAACATTTTTCCTTTATGCCTTTCAGTTCCCTGACAACGGAACAGAAAGTCTAGACCGGGGCTTGCTCTTCTTTTAACACCTCACCAACAAACACACTGCAGGCCTGAACTCAGAACCCAGGCAGACAGCTGTGTCTCAAACGTTGTGAATATTGCAGCTTCATTTCCCCTGCGTTTCTATTCGGCATTACTTCCATCCGGTTGATGCAAGTTTCaccttttctttttcaataagtcaaagtgtttaaaaaaaaacgaaAAGGATGTCGAGGGATGTCAGAGAAAGTAGCAGAGTCATGAACTCAAAGTCGTCCCTCCATAAAAGCAACGAAAAGTCTGGCAAAACTGTCAGAATCAACGTTGGAGAGGCTCCCTGAACCCACCTGGCCTCAGTGACGTTGGCTGGGCTCCCCCTGCACACCTTCTCTAGCTGGACATAGACTGAGCAGTTGACACGGCTCCAGTCAGGGTCGCAGATGGCCAGGAAGTTGGGCCGCAGGCGGCCAATCATGTACTTAGCCAGGTCTGTCAGGGACTGGCTCACTGCGGCCCCGAAAAGGAAGGTCCCCAGCACCTTGTATACAGCTGCCACGTAGTTGTTGAAGTCGGAGCGAGAGTACAGGCGGTTGGTGTACACCAGGTAAGCCTCCCCAGCCGAGACCTGcagaggggcagtgaggggcctGGCTAGGAGCTGCTGGGGGCTTGGGCCTCCCCAGTGAAAGGAATTTAGGGCTCCTGACCTCCCTGAGGCTTCTGGGGAGCAAGGGACTCCCAGCTGGGCCCCATTCCCACAAGTACCACCCAGAGCAAGGCCCTGCCTCCTTCCTTCAGACCCCAGGGCCGGGCCGTGCCTCCACTTTCAGATTCCCCAGGGCAAAGACCGGCCTCCTCCTTCAGACTCCCTGGGCAGGCCTGGGCAGGGTAGGGCCATGCTGTGCCTCCCCCCTCCAGGCCCCTATagcagggccctgcctcctccctcagacccccACAGCCCTCCCGAGGCCCCTCCCTCCTTACAAGGACGACGGTGAGGGTGACGGTGACCCCAGTCATGAGACCAGGGGTGATGGTGTCTGGACGGTAAGGGTACCGGATGGAGTCATCACCACAGTAAAATCCTCGCTTGTATGGGGTGTTCACCAGAGTCAGGATGGCAAAGGGCAAAGAGGCTGGAGGCAGGGGGTGGAGGAAGGAGCTGGGGCTAGGTTCTCCCCCAGCCGCAGGCCCCACCAGACTCATCTGAGGCTCCCTCCTGGTCTCTACTCACCCATAACTGAAGGAGCTTTTCTCCTGGCAGATGGAGGCCTTTCCACCATCAACGCCCCTCATGGCTATCATATAAACAACAAACCCTCCCCAAGTCAGCTGTCTAGCCCCTACCCCACATCTCCCAACTCCACCCCTCACTCACTCCTTTCTGCTCCTCCAGTAAATGGGGCCGGCAagcccagggcctttgcacgtcctctcctctctgcccccAAATCATGACTAAACCATCCTTTTGGTCTGCAGTCCTGACTCTGTCCCACCCCAGGGGCACCCTGGTGGTCAGGCTCCTAGGACATTTCCCTTCTTCACAATGTCTCCTCCTTCCACCCAACCTGTGTGTAAGTCCCAGTCACTGTGGAATTCCACCTCCTTCCCCTCCCACTCAatccatggtggtacagtggttaagcacttggctgctaacagaaaggtcagtggcttgaattcgccagctgctccaaaggagaaagatgtgacagtctgcttccataaggatttacagccttggaaacactgtggggaagttctactccatcctacagggtggctaagagttggaatccactggacggcaatgCGTGGGTGTGGCCACCCCACCAGCACCCCCACCCTGTCTGCTCTCACAGAACCAGCGAGCTGTAGGCACGGCCCACAGCAGACAACAGTTCAGGTGACATTCCCGCCGGGCAGCCCCCTACCACCTGTTTGGACACTTGCAGCCAGGACCTCTCTGGCCCCGCCTCTCCAATATGAGGGCTGCTGGCAGCCCCTCCCTGACAGGCTGTTTAAGAACCGGGTGAATCTCTTTTTGGTACACGGTGCTGTACACAGTTAGGGCAGCACAGATGTCTAAATAAACCACATCCCCGGGATGCGGTGCTCAGGGCTGTCAGGTGTCGCCTGGGACCCCTCCGTGCTGTTACCAAGCGTGCCCCACCAGGGACCTCACACTGGCTgacccctccccctcctcctgcctGGGGAGCCTCCTGTGGGGAGGGGGGCGGCGAATTAGGCCTGAGAGCCCCTCCCCCACCGGGCTAGAATCCCGGGCCATTGTCCTCACCGCCGCAGGGCAAACACTCGGCCTTTGTTCCAGGCTCAGGGGGAGGAGCGGGGAGGGGGACTCCAgccgccccctcccccagcctggcCCGCAAACCCGCGGGACAGGTTTGGGCTGCTGTTGCCCGAGGCCCTCGGTTTTCCCGGGCCTTTCTCTCCAAAcgcttcaagcccccaggccagAGGGGGGCGGCAGCTGGATGCCCCACCCGCGGGGGTGCAGAATCCCGCCGACCCACTGTGTGTCCACGGCCAGGGGCTCCCTCTCGGGGCGCAACCAGGATGCGGACTCCTGGGGATGTGGGGTCCTCGCGGCGGTGACCCGCGGTCACGCCCCCTCTCCGGCCCGATCCCCCTAGGCCAGCGCCGCTGTCGCCGCCCGCGTGAATCACCCGGGGCGGGGCGGGAGGGGAGGCGCGAACAGCCCTTGGCGGCGACTTCCTGCTGTCGCGGGTGGGGGATGCTGACCCTGCGCTCCGGGCCCTTTACGACCCTGTCGGGTACCTGTGACGCGCGGGGACACTAAGGCCCCGAAGGGCGCACCCAGGGACGGGGGCTCACGCAGGGACAGTGGGCGCACGCGGGGACCGGGGCGCCAGTAGGAAGGGTCGCAGCGCAGGGTCGGGGCCGCGAAGAGTTCTCCCGGTGCCCCCGCCCCAGGAAGCGCTGCACCTCCCGGCGGCCGCCCTACACACCTTCGCTCCCGGAGCGGGCCGACCTGGGTGCATGTCCCCCTACCCGGGTCCCGCGACTCTTACCGACCAGGACGCACAGCACGTCGAGCAGCACGAAGACCCACCTCCGGTCCATGCCGCCCCCCCGGGCCGCGCCCGCGACCCCCGACCCGCGTCCTGTGACGTCCCGTCGCGTCCTGGCTCGCCGCGGGTCACATGGCCGCCGCGCGGTGCCCAGCCGCCCAGGGGAGGGGACGGGGGGACGGACCGGGCGGGAAGCGGCGACGGGGCGGGGCGGCCCGAGGGGAGGGAGGGCGGACTCTGCCCTCGCCCCGCCCGAAGCGCGTGGGAAGGAACCAGGGTGGAGAGGGCGTGAGGGGGTGGCACCGGAACCCCGGGTCTCCCCTGATCCCCTGACCCCAGATGTGGGGAGGGATGGGACCCTGAGCTGAGAGGGGTCGTCAGTGCCCCCTACCCTCACAAGCCCGGGAAGCCGAAGCTCCAACTACGCGCCCAGGTTTGGGGGGGCTGCGTCTCCCGGGGGTGAtggcaatgaatgaatgaaggaggaATAGAATGAATGAGCATAAGTGGGCAGACCTGCAGGGCGGGGGCAGGGGGTGCAGCCCGGGCTCCCGCAGCACCTACCCTCTGGCCCcgctctgagcctcggtttccccatTGGGTAGTGGGAATCACGCTGCATGCTTTAATACCTGAAACCCAGACGTGCCTAAAGCTGTGGGGCTGTCATGGCTTAATTGCCAGAGGCTTTTCTTTCCTGAAAATCCACAAGATCTTGGTGCTTCCTGCGATCGCTGCATTTTAGTAGCCCATGGCCTCCAACGGCGACCTAGGAGGGCTGCTGGTGATGAGGCGCTCGGCGTGGGCCGAAGTACTGACTCGCCAACCCTATTTTACAGAAGAGCAAATTGAGGCGCCAGGGGTAGTCGCTCAGGCAGGCAGGTGGGAATGGGGCGGCACCCGATGCCATGGCACCGCTTGGTGCTATTTACTCCACCCCACGGAAGCCTTACTGAGCACCCAGGCTGGGAACACAGCCGGAGGGGCCCATCACAGTCACCTGCAGCGTGCTGACCCTGGTTTTGCGCCACACATGAGAGGTCACTGTTTCAAGGTCATGCGCTGGAAGTGGCCCCGCTGGGGTTAGAACCCAGGGTTCAAGCCTTGGAATCTAAACCGTACTGGACACCCCTTCCCCAACAATCCTAAAACAAGGTGTTTCTCAGCCCTCCTTACTGATGCCGGAGAGGAGGTCCAGAGAGCCATAGCCCCAGCTCAAGGTCAGAGCACTGTGACTTGAACTAAAGCCACCCCTTGACTTTGCTTCCTGGGGAGGAGGGGTGAACAGACCCCTGTGTTGCAGGGGGTGAGGGGGTGTCTCTGGACCAAGGCCTTCCGTGACCCCCAACAACTTCCTCTGTTCAGGCTGGCAGaaacccctccacccccacccccacccccatgcaGACACAGTTACTCAGTCCACTCCAGGCCCTGGAAGCAAACTTCTGGTTCTGGATTTTCTGTGTGAAGCCTCAGGAAGAGATCTGCACACCCAAGGCCCCTGTTTCCCAACCACATACCCAGGAGCTGGGGGGAGGGGCATCCCAGGCTTTCTCAGATCCTTTTTAgaatcttctttcctttccaagaCTTTTCCTCCTGTCTGTCCCAGAGGGGTGAGTTTCAGGCTCCCCTGGATCCAGCCACTTACCtgcaccccacccccaaggtGGGCACGGGCTCTGCCCATTGGCTCCTGCTGCTGCCACTCACAGGGCAGTGCGGGAcctggggaggaaggaaggtcatttgtttgttcattcattcattcatttatgcacACCTTTCCAATCAGGGAGGTTGTGAGAATCACCTGAAGTAATAGGTGTGAAAGgagcctggtgacacagtggttaagcgctcagctgctaaccaaaaggtcagcagttcaaacccaccagccactccccaggagaaagatgcggcagtctacttccataaagatttacagcctagaaaaccctatgggagagttctaccctgtcctatagggtaggcTTTGGCTTTCTTGGTTTTACTGACTCCATACATGTGTGACCCCATGAAAGTCAGCCTGTTATCACTATTATCACTGTTGTCATTATCACTGTTACTCATATCACTACCATCCCCTCACTTTCTCACACTCCCACCTCTGCTATCAGGCGACCACAGCCCTCTGTGGGATCTGGACGCCCTCTGTGGAGTCTGGACGGTGCTTGACAGGCTCAGCTAAGGAGAAAGTGCAACACCAGACTGTGGTCACTGAGATGCAAGGTTCCTTAGGGTGGGGATGAGGTAGTGATGACAGGACGGGTGGGCTTGAGctgggaggaggtgggagggacccaGGAGGGTCTGAGGAAGCCCTGGGTGGGGAAATGAGGCtggggtcaggattagggttagtctACAAAGTTCCAGCAGCTTCAGGATTAAAAACCCACAGAGCAGCGAGGATTAGGGTTGGGATTGGGGTCAGAGCACCACCCACCTCGCAAGGAGCTTTCACACTGGATTTTGTTCAGGTGCCGTGGCAGCAAGGGAGTTCGGTGgctcctgggg
This region includes:
- the PLPP2 gene encoding phospholipid phosphatase 2 isoform X2; amino-acid sequence: MTGVTVTLTVVLVSAGEAYLVYTNRLYSRSDFNNYVAAVYKVLGTFLFGAAVSQSLTDLAKYMIGRLRPNFLAICDPDWSRVNCSVYVQLEKVCRGSPANVTEARLSFYSGHASFGMYCVVFLVLYVQARLCWKWARLLRPTVQFFLVAFALYVGYTRVSDHKHHWSDVLVGFLQGALVAGFTVCYISDFFKARPVQHCLEEEELERKPSLSLTLTLGEADCNHYGYPVSS
- the PLPP2 gene encoding phospholipid phosphatase 2 isoform X1; this encodes MDRRWVFVLLDVLCVLVASLPFAILTLVNTPYKRGFYCGDDSIRYPYRPDTITPGLMTGVTVTLTVVLVSAGEAYLVYTNRLYSRSDFNNYVAAVYKVLGTFLFGAAVSQSLTDLAKYMIGRLRPNFLAICDPDWSRVNCSVYVQLEKVCRGSPANVTEARLSFYSGHASFGMYCVVFLVLYVQARLCWKWARLLRPTVQFFLVAFALYVGYTRVSDHKHHWSDVLVGFLQGALVAGFTVCYISDFFKARPVQHCLEEEELERKPSLSLTLTLGEADCNHYGYPVSS